The sequence below is a genomic window from Pangasianodon hypophthalmus isolate fPanHyp1 chromosome 27, fPanHyp1.pri, whole genome shotgun sequence.
TTAATCCTTATGATAGCTTTctttattagcaaaaaaaacaaacaatatctTTAATCTGTTGAAGATGAATTTAAATATTGCATTGAAATtaaccacactgaaaatctgggaatGTCTTATCTgcttaaaactgaaataaactttAATTTGTGAAAAATTCCATGCAATGAAAGGAAATGTTGAACAGATTCTGCactaggtcactatttaaatgtaagcaaatctGTGATACTGGCCGTGTCAACTCCTTTGTACAACAAGTTAATATATTCCTcacatcttatcttatctaacTTCGGAAATCCATGCTAGTTTGAGTGTCGTTAAAGCAAAAGGAGGAGGTACcacaaatactaagaaattccgaaattcatgtaaataattctactattctacttttcactttgtaatttccaataacaaattttatattaaatacaaaatattagcGTTTTTAGTAGTAGTTTCAAACTTCTGCACTTTTGCACTTTGTGCATCACTGTATGCAGGATTTTAAGTGAAAAGGAGCAAAACGATGGGATTATTTCACTAAGAAGACAGATTTGCCTCTCATACTTtgcaaaataagaaatattagaaaatacTGTTCTTTATGATACCTTTTGACAGCTTTATCGTAAATGTTTCTGTCCTCCTCAGTGGAATGCATTAGTAGGGTTAACAGTTCTGCACTtactatgaaataaaatacttgcATCATTTCTATATCCTGGTtttcaggatttttaaaaataagactcAGACTGGTAAATATGAACAGCGCAATAATCGTTCATGATTAATCAACACTTCAATATGATCTCATTTCAGTATGAAATCTAAATTAGACCCAATCTCATGCTCCTGCTTTCTTTAAACCCAGTGGATCGTTCTGATGTTTGTGCAGACCAGCAGCAAGCATGTGAAGTTCCCACCTACAGAAACTCAGCTCGTGGGTCGCTGCATCTTTTGGCTTAAATCCTCCATTTTACAGCTTTGaagaaacgttttttttttttttaaatttatttatttatttaatttttttttggcagaacaGCAAGGACTCAAAGTCAGGAATGTGGGAGGATGCGTAGTGAGTGAGAGCACCATGACTAGTTCTATTGTCTAAGTtgaacgcgcacacacacacacacacacacacgcacacgcagacacacacacgcacacgcacgcacacgcagacacacaacGCACACTGTAACACAAGAAACACATATAAAACCacagtgctattgaattctcaaacctgattggtcagcaggttGATTGGATGAATATGTCGTCAGTTCAATAGCAACAGGTCAGCGTGACTTCACTTcctgtcaggctgcatcacaccatttcgtggttgattattttcctataacggtgttattctgtacataaataacatttattattatcacatATTAACACAtctttcctaaaaaaaaaaagtttaacagaCTTGTATATATTCTAGCTGTATAACAGATGTATAACTTCTGCACTTTCAAGCCACCAGCTCAACTTCATTCACTGCAAGCACATTTCTCAAGCTGTTGACTCTTCACGTTCCTCGTGTGGAACAGGATTGTACCCTGTTCCACAAGCCACTCTTCTTAAGAAAAACTCACTCTCACTGTGCAAACTCCAGCAGATCGCATGATaacgtacacacacaatatgcaGGTACTACACTGAGCCGTTTACCCGCCCAACCGCATTCTTTGACCTTTAACCTTCTGCGCTGTTACATAAATTCAAATTCCTTCACCACAGCAGCTTCCTGTCATATCAGTGTTGACAGGAAGCTGCTATGGTGATGgaagtttaatttatgtaacagCGCAGAGGGTTAAAGGTCATAACTGACTCTCTCAGATCAGTGTAGATCAAATCAGGGTCAAATGTGGTCCGCTGTTGTGCAAGACACTGGAAGTGTAGCATTTTTTTCGCTCAGGTGTGATACAGTGGCTTCTATCACGTTGGGTAAACGTTTTAGTTTCTGTTCTACAGATATTTCCATGCAATTTGTAATagtaagaaaaataagaaatattagccAGAACACCTTTAAATGTCATTCTCTATCTTAGAAAAGCACCTTACTTATCTTCTTACCCTTATTTActtcctttcttttatttcccTTTACTTCCCTTtacttctttctttgtttctttccctTTACTTCCTTTTACTTCCTTGCCTCTGTTTACTTCCATCCCTGTactcctttccttccttccttcctttcttccttccgttctttcttccctccttttttttttttccttttccaaagTGCACATCGCCAGCTGTTACTATGACAATAAGCGAAGTCGTTTTTGCGTAATCTCTGTACAAAGTCGCTGTACAAAGGGTATGAAGGTGTAGtggggatttttattttttatttgacttttgaACTAACAGGCATACCAGCTGGTTTTCTACTTATCTGCAGTAATTATTTTTTAGCTAGCTTACAGAATAAATTATGGAGACATCCATCATATATAGATGGGACAGCTTGCTAAATAAAATCCTGTTTAAATGCAGGACATCGAATATAAAATATTGCTCCATTTTACATTTCTAAACCACTTTGTGAATTCTTCTGGGAAAGTCTGCAGTCATGTTAGTTATAAATCCTCTTAATCTTCGCAGGGCTTATATATCTAATTTCACTGTAGTCTAAAGGAATGGAAGAGACCTTACGATGGTGAGGGGGTTTTCcacaacagaaaataataaggGGAAGTCAGCGTGGTGAGATAATGAAATACTAATattgaaactgaaataaaatgtcagTCCATTGTGTGGAGCAATGCTATGAGCAATGATGTTTTTCACAGCTAGTTTTTTACAGTAGAACGTCAAAGTAGAAAGTACAGTAGAAAGTTCAAGCTGCGAACATCTCagcttattaaaaacaaaacttccTCAGCAAGCATGTCTGATTATTTGTAGATTTTGGTGAGCAAGGTCATTAAAACAAGGGCATTGCATTACCATTAATGAGTTAGTGTTCCTCCCTGCTCTGGCATTGATTCTGAACCAGTGATTTAGACTCTTGAATGTAATGTAGGAGACCTACTTGAGGTTTTTAAGAATGGGAAGTTTGCACAATCGAATTTTTATCAGTTCATGAATGTAGATAGCGATAGtggaggtggaaaaaaaagcattaatatCTCCATTAAAATGTCAATATTATAGTAGGGCTGCAGTGCATGGACCCCTTGTTATAAAGACAAATGCACATTTGAGAGTTTTGTGGTGGAAAAACCACATGCACTGGTCTACAGAGACTGGTGTATGTGTCAGGTGAGCCTTCTTGACCATcgattatatatttttgagcACCAATAGTGCTTGGGCCCTTACAGTGGGGCCAAGCACTGTTAGGAACCAAAGAGGGGAGAATTTATGTTTGCTGTCAAAAAATATGTCTTTATGACTGAAAGATTAAagactaaagtgtgtgtgtgtgtgtgtgtgtgtgtgtgtgtgtgtgtgtaaaggtcaGTAGCATCATGGCCAGCTCGGAGGTCAACACAAATAAGGACTGGTCTCACGATGAAGACTGTGGGTCTTGTCTGACTGAAGATCAGCTCGTCTCCATCAGGAACAACAATGGtgagagtacacacacacacacacacacacacacacacacacacacctgtttccGCTGATTGAAAACCGATGCTGATTGTTGTGAAATTAAGGCACTAAAGAGAAAGGTAGTCATGACAGTTAGTTTTGGAAAACAGGCCCTAATCCTTCATTCCTTCACCCCCATGCTGTTAATAAAAACTCTCACGTGTgcgtttgtgtattttttattttctgtcagcACACAGCATATGCACCTAATGTCAAGGATCACATGACTGAAATAAATGTAGAGTTCTAGCAGAACTGGATGAGTGTTATTAATGACCCCCTCCCTTCCCCTTcagttcatatatatatataatgtatgtactcagctgtgtgtttgtttgagtGTATGTGATGATGGCTGCATTCATATTACCTCCATTTAACAAACACCCATCCCCTCTATTTCATGTCACTTTttaaaactctgtgtgtgtgtgtgtgtgcgcgtgtgcgcatGCACAACCTGGCCACAAGTAGTTGCTCAACTATGCCAAAATAGCATTTTAAGTATCTAACCTCGTTGTTATTGGGTTTCACGCTTTAACATGATTTCTGTGAATTTATAGTAGAAGAAAATCCTAAATAATGGATTTTCTTACATACTTGCATCCTAtctaaaaaagaataaataaagtcGTGTGTGTAAAGTTCGGGTATTTGTTCAATTAAATCACACAATGAACTGGAGAAATTCAAATACACAATTAGAAATTGAATTactcattacattatatttaatcGTGtgttcacatgtttatatttactcCAAAAACCTTCACTGGATAATGCAGgttaacatttctttttttttttttttctttttaaagaagtcCATAATCTGCTTTGCTGTATAACCAGTAGAAAGTGTGCATTTCTACcatggttgccagattgtgccacccaatatatatatattatatatatatacatatatatatttttttttaattccattgGTTTATAACCAAATGCTCATTCTGGTAATTATAAATTCAGTTTAGATATAATTTGGCCACAATTAGAGATCATTTATCGTCAATtagaaagaaatagaaacaattaagccaatctggcaaccttgctTTCAATATAACCTCCTTCTCTGTtggtgtatgtatgttttacaCAAAGTcatactttattgtttttaatatgaTGAATCCATATTCATCCACAGCAACATAGTGTATAAATCTGAAATATGGATTGAACTAAAATATCGATAATAAATATCAACCCAGACATGTTGAAGGAAGCAGAATCCAAGAGAATATAAgttcacaaaagaaaacaagctgAGCTCGAATCAGAGTCTTTATATGCAATGCACTAAATATACAAGAGACACAAAgatcaacataaaaaaattactcCATAGCCTGTAGTTTTGTAGTTAGGGATAATTTGCAATGTAagtaatgtttatataaaaggACAAAAGATGTAATCAGCATATCAAGAGCAGATACAGATTTCAGTgtaccattaaaaccattaaaaatgtgtgacaAATTACTAACTGTTCATTTGGTAAAGCAGTCATAGTGTGCTTCCACCCTAAAACCAAAATCTGACAATACAAAGGCTTAATAAtcctaaaataaaattaaataaccaGTTCAGAAACtaaagaaagacaagaaactGTCTATAATTAAGTTGCATTGGCAAGTAGAGTGGACAGCATGTCAGTTACCtaatgcttgatttttttttctatgaattACAGTTTATAACCCTACCAGTTTGTCTaacaaagcaaagcagaaaaTGTAACGTTATATGTAGGTGATATTAACGTTGCTTTATACAAGAGTACAGTATATGGCATATGACAGCTATGGAGGGTGACAGAAACTCAACTTTTAAGTGGATTTTCAAGTGAACAAGGGATAGAAAATTGCAGGAATGGTAGTTTAACATGGAACATGCACTAGCTGACATGCTTGTGATCTGGTTTTTAACCTTTCCAACATTCCTGATCACTTGCTGATACTAAGTCCAGCAGTTCCTGGCCCAGTGACCGTACCTCCCACATGTAAAGCACTGGTTAGGCCCGACCTCTGCGTCCCCTCCCGGTCTTCTGCACTGAGCTTTAGTGTGGCCTTTCCTGCAGCAGTTCAAGCACTCATTGTTAAATTCAGCTGTCGTTAGCATCCTGTCAATAAACATGGCCTTGGTCAGCAAATCAGTGTAGCTTTTGGGGCACTGCGACTCTATGGCCTGATAGCTCTTTGCCGCTTTCTCCATGACGTTACAGAGAAAATGTCGGTCGTTCTTGTTCGGCTCTGTGTTGTCCACCCCGTAGGAGCAATACAGCCTGAACTTCTCTTGAAAATACTCTTCGAATGTTTCACCAACCTCTTGCCTCCGGTAGTAGTACAGCTCAAACAGTTTGGTACCTGGCCCTAGAGCTTCTGATACACACTTCCAGAGCTTCTCCAACAGTCTGCTCATCGTTGCAGGGTTCGAAAAGGCCATCTCAGTCAGGTCTTTGTTGTCGAAGTTCTCTTCTATTGCCTGCCAAGCTTTTAGAGggcattttgtttttacaagTTTAAAGACACATTTAGGATCCACTTCTCCTTTGAGGAGCCAGCTCTTTATCTTGGCCCAGAACTCGTAGTTGGAGTTGTCATACTGCAAGTCTGGAAGTTCTTTAAGGAGAGCAGGAAGTGATCTCTGCCAGGTTGCACTGCAAGTCACAAGTGCTGGAGCCATCAGTGGAAGGAATGTAATTAGCAATCTTGTTTTTCAGTTGCTCATTTTCTGCGTTCTGTTCCTGGATTCTCAGCTTTAGTGAGGTGATCTCTTCCTTTAGAGAGTCTGCGTTAGACTTGAGCTGTAACACTTTGCTAGAATTTTTAGACATCACGTAGTTTAGTTGCCCATTTTCTGCTTCCCACTGCAGGAGTTTCACCGTCAGCAATTTAATCTCTTCCTTGTGAGACGTTGTTTTATACTCGAGTTGTAACACTTTCTTAGAATTGTTAGACAGCTCATAATTTAGTTGCGTGTTTTCTTCGTCCCGTTGCTGGAGTTTCAGCTTCAGTAATTTGATCTCTTCCTTGTGAGACGTTGTTTTATACTCGAGTTGTAACACTTTCTTAGAATTGTTAGACAGCTCATAATTTAGTCGCGTGTTTTCTTCGTCCCGTTGCTGGAGTTTCAGCTTCAGTAATTTGATCTCTTCTTCTTGAGACTTTGTTTTAGCCTTGAGCTGTAACACTTCACTTTGCCACATGTCCAGTAGCTTGACAACGTGGTTATAGTGAGAAGCCATGACTACCATCGCCATTTTGTCCTTCTTTTTACCCTCTTTGAACTGCATCCACCAAGTGCTGCAGTCAGCAGGGGTTCCTGTTTGGGGATATGTGCCCTTCTTTTCTTTAGTTAAACGCTTGGCTGTAACCTTGCTTCCCTTTTCTCTTAATTCAGCACATAAGATCATGTCTTCTGCCAGGTTTTTTGGCTTATATGGCATCACTTGTTCAAGCATGTTGGAGTTCTTTCAGACTGTGGaataggaaaatgaaaaaaaatcagtcttaatacaaaaacaaagaacaaaaaaaacgtGTGTTCCTCTTGTTTTTTGATGGATTTAAGATTTACCAAACACATTAACTAAACTACAGACTTTTCGCAAATTATTGACAATACTTCTCCTTCCTCGGAGTGCCACAAACGGGCTTTGAAAGGTCTCAAAGAACCTGCCGATTGCTCTCGCATTGTTGCTCATTTCACTTATATTGCCATAGTGCAGAAGTATAAACAAGTCTTGATGTTCACAAGGACAGCTTTGAACAAATGGTATCAAACAAGACCGTACATAATATGTgttaatacatacataatatgATTTAGAGGCTTGTGCCAACAGTTACAGGAAACTAGTCTTCCTGTTTGTGTATGACGTGCAATAAgctctctcagaaaaaaaaaaaagaaaacgagcAATAATCTCAAATTTAAAGAATCAGTTTTTAACACTTACCCAATTTATCAAGTTTTCCTTCCTGATGTGTCTTTCTAAGTTAAGCTCGAGTTAAGAGACTCTCCACTGGATTGAAAATAGCTGATGGagcaggacttttttttttagtatgagGTGGAAGTCTGACTCCTCCTTAAGCATAAACAACTGTATTATAGGTCGAGTAAATTTTGTTTGAGTTTTGAGGGTGGAGGAATATTCGAAGGCTGTGCTGCATATTACTGAAATTTGCCAGAGACAGCGGGATGCATTCTGACTCTGACCCTTCTTCCTCCAACAATGCCCTCTACACGAACTTCCCCCAATGGTCCTTTTGCGGTAAATTGTTCGGTTCAGTAAGAACCGCTTCACCAGATTTGAGGCTAATTTCTTTATTCAGTCATGTGTAGTGAGAGTACATGCACAATATGGTAGAAAAATACAATTGTTTTCCCTCCCTAGAAGACTCGTAAGTCGAGGCAAATGAGTTAGCAGAGTATTGATGTGACTGTTACAGCTGGAGAGAGTGCCCAGTGCAGAACAGTGAATGTCTCTGCAGTAACACCCCAGCTTgaacacattatatatttccTTGATTCAGAGCAGACCGAAATAGATCAGTAAGCTGATAGAGTGCAGAAGCAATACTTTCCATTGTGGCTGAGTCACACTGTAaacatttctcattttatttgttcttgTGAGGAACAACAGAATTTGTACAGTGATTCTTTGGACCCAGAAAAGAATTTACTGTCCATGAGACATAACAGCAAAGTGGTATCATGCGTTCTTCAAATGGTGAGGATGAGATATGGGAGGTATGAGAAATGGGAGGCAAGGCCAGAACAGTGGCCTTGGCCTGTGCTCTTAGAACAAACTGGTTTAGCAGTATCTATAAAACATAGTGCCAGGGCAAGTGAAGGCCAGCTACACACCAAAGCGTCAGAGTCTTCACACCCAAGTTTCGACTGCAATTTTCCCAGGATGCATATTTACCATGAAACCCATGTTATACAGGATGTGGCATGGAGCAGAATTCCATATAACAAAACGattttttcttgttgttatttttaagtttttttaaggttgttggtgccaaatgagCTGGTTTCGGAATAGAGTATTTCTGAGGCAAAACAGAACATGCAGTGGGTGACAGTTCTGCCTTGTAGAtgagagaggttagaggagaatggccagactggttcaagctgacaggaaggttacaATAACCTTCAATAACCACTATTTCCACCAACCTCAGCCAATGACCGCACAAGGTTAGGATTCTGAggatacagtgggcacagacttgCCGAAATCGGACAGCCAAAGATTGAAAAGACCAGGCGACgttatgaatatgtaaattgGAATCGCCCCCAATCCAAACCAGTAAACCATTGTTTTTAAACTTGTACGTTTCACACACTTTGACCACACTTTCTACACGTTTTATTGAATTCATCTGAAAGgactttattgttttaaaaaatcatctttCCCAGTCACACATCTTTCTCCACTTGTGTGGAGTCGTGTTGGAGAACGggaaatttaaaattttgtacaaataaccttTAAAATCAATCTGTAATGGGATGAGTTCTGTGTCCAGCTCCTCAAACATTGTCCTGCAGAACATTTAagaactgtatgtgtgtgtttttcttctttagaaGAACGTGAGTTTTTCGTGGTGCATTACCTGAACGATCTAAAGGAAAGGGGCGTGTCTCCGCTGCTTCATAACACGCCCATCACCTGCAGAGTGGAGAACACTGAGAGATATACCACTCGCTCCAAGGTGTGTGTGGAAAAAGAGcaagttattatatattttctcagaacattacattttcaaaGAATTGTCAGGTATGACCTGAAGAGTCAGAAGCATGTGAGACAGTTAAAGTCTCCGGAATTGATGAGGCAGTTTATTTACCAGCCAGTTTTCTTATAAAACACTATGATATTGTTCCTAAGAGAGCTGATGCCATTTAAAAGGGCAACGTGTGATTAATTTAgttgtttattgttgttaaCTACTTTTGTAGTCATAGTGACACAGTGATGTAGTGGACATAAACATCTCTAGTATGCCTAGACGTTTGCACAGTTCTGTATGATGTGTAATGTGATTTTGcaaaaaatgtgttgtgttgtgtttttgtgtgtactctgctgtgtgtgtgtatgtgcaggtgCGTGTTTGTTCTCTGTATACAGTGCGTCTGACTCATGGTGAATTCACCTGGACTATTAAGAGGAAGTATAAGCATTTTCATGACCTGCACAGAGACCTGTACAAGCACAAGATGATGCTGCAGTTCCTCCCACTCGGGaggtgagcacacacacacacacacacacacacacacacacacacacacacacacactcggataCTTGCTCAAAATTAGGCTTGTGTATGTCAGCCCTAAAAATCTCAGTATTTTGGATGAATCAATGGACAACGTGTTTAATGAGGCTTTGTAGCTTTAAGAATCATGTTTATCATAttgtaatgtttgtttgtttgtgtgtgtgtgtgtgtgtgtgtgtgtgtgtgtgtgtgtgtcaggtttgCCATTCAGAGGCAGCAGCTGGAGAGCATGACTGAGGAGATGCCCTCTCTGCACGGCACTGAGAGAATGGGCAGGACATCCAGCAAaccggtacacacacacttattgtgtattactgtattactaAATTACTAATTATATCagaattataatattaatgatttttatatgattatatttaaagGTCCGTA
It includes:
- the LOC117596229 gene encoding uncharacterized protein LOC117596229, with protein sequence MAPALVTCSATWQRSLPALLKELPDLQYDNSNYEFWAKIKSWLLKGEVDPKCVFKLVKTKCPLKAWQAIEENFDNKDLTEMAFSNPATMSRLLEKLWKCVSEALGPGTKLFELYYYRRQEVGETFEEYFQEKFRLYCSYGVDNTEPNKNDRHFLCNVMEKAAKSYQAIESQCPKSYTDLLTKAMFIDRMLTTAEFNNECLNCCRKGHTKAQCRRPGGDAEVGPNQCFTCGRYGHWARNCWT